A section of the Leptospira kobayashii genome encodes:
- a CDS encoding LIC_11321 family protein: protein MFSKVFLSLGFILLISTSLFSQSELPPTAGDLKGQDRSVIQPPERKDKKGCCKIKYPAGGYDFFLATEEACRSSLYFDRYLGENNTLCLRWEED from the coding sequence ATGTTTTCAAAAGTTTTTCTTTCATTAGGATTTATCCTTCTGATTTCCACTTCCTTGTTTTCGCAGTCCGAACTCCCCCCCACTGCAGGAGATTTAAAAGGACAAGATCGTTCCGTCATCCAACCTCCCGAAAGGAAAGACAAGAAAGGCTGTTGCAAGATAAAATACCCGGCGGGAGGATATGATTTTTTTCTCGCAACGGAAGAAGCTTGCCGCAGTAGTTTATATTTTGACAGGTATTTAGGAGAAAACAATACATTATGCCTCCGTTGGGAAGAGGATTAG
- a CDS encoding YjgN family protein, which yields MDNKRFIYHATGGAFLLVFLKNAFLTVITFGIYGFWARTNVQKFVAENLEWAGERFTFHGTGKERFIGFLKAAVILVGAVIVIQIIGKILGSINLALASIVTAILTLGLFLTIVPFVIVGSRKYLTSRTGYRNLRFGFDGKGLEIAKIYLKGGLLTIVTLGIYYPWFYSEKEAYLASKTRYGNTNFEFQADGKEIFFIYLKGVFLSIITLGIYSSWFAADLQNYIWNHRSFQGKKFQSDITGGKIFLNAIIAYLIVLFTFGIGLSWAIVRISKLFFESVSLETEVDFASISAKADPTATAIPEGLEVVAEALEGFLAI from the coding sequence ATGGACAATAAACGATTTATTTATCATGCGACGGGAGGGGCTTTCTTACTAGTCTTCCTGAAGAACGCATTCCTAACGGTAATTACTTTCGGTATCTATGGCTTTTGGGCCAGAACCAATGTGCAAAAATTTGTAGCGGAAAATCTGGAATGGGCGGGAGAAAGATTCACCTTTCATGGAACCGGTAAGGAAAGATTTATCGGTTTTCTGAAGGCAGCAGTCATCTTGGTAGGTGCGGTGATAGTGATTCAAATTATCGGGAAAATTTTGGGAAGTATCAATCTCGCATTGGCGTCAATCGTGACTGCCATCCTTACATTAGGACTTTTTCTTACCATTGTTCCCTTCGTCATCGTAGGAAGCAGAAAATATCTCACTTCAAGAACCGGTTATAGAAATTTAAGATTCGGTTTTGACGGAAAAGGTTTGGAAATTGCAAAAATTTATCTGAAGGGTGGTCTTCTAACAATTGTTACTTTAGGAATTTATTACCCATGGTTTTATTCCGAAAAAGAAGCGTACCTCGCAAGTAAAACAAGATATGGAAATACAAATTTCGAATTTCAAGCGGATGGAAAGGAAATATTCTTTATCTATTTAAAAGGAGTGTTTTTATCCATCATTACTTTGGGAATTTATTCCTCTTGGTTTGCCGCCGATTTGCAAAATTACATTTGGAATCACCGAAGTTTCCAAGGTAAAAAATTTCAATCGGATATTACAGGCGGAAAGATTTTCCTGAATGCTATTATAGCATACTTAATCGTATTATTTACTTTTGGTATCGGGCTTTCCTGGGCGATCGTTCGGATCAGCAAATTGTTCTTCGAATCAGTGAGTTTGGAAACCGAGGTTGACTTTGCAAGTATCTCCGCGAAAGCTGATCCTACTGCTACTGCCATTCCGGAAGGATTGGAAGTGGTTGCCGAAGCATTAGAAGGCTTCCTCGCAATTTAA
- a CDS encoding M48 family metallopeptidase — MNQKLEFKARYFNGKSAIPEQGVASFQNNFLSFQSETLVQKFSVDSLANFETTPLGCKFSTLPDELYESPVIEIFCDKKERKEIESIWFEIKKKQNSFNRLLYSIKQMDLGTLFLFGLFFAFLIGAGFYMVLLKLYLLFPISFDQKFGEKVNEQIKSQFAFCTSNEAQIFLERVTKELKPKNSPFVYDIKIIDRPELNAFTLSGGKIYVFSGLLQTADTPEEVIGVLAHELAHVEKRHHTRNLIKAMGTALAISVVIGPGLGEYEMIETVSELGTMIAVLKFSRDFETEADVYAIELLKNSNYPLTGLYRFFQRLEKEENAAGNTKKPEESKAGVSDQILDFSTFMKTHPKTENRMRILQSSIDLEKNQKWKSTVSKETWKRIQKACVND, encoded by the coding sequence GTGAATCAAAAATTAGAATTTAAAGCACGTTACTTTAACGGAAAATCAGCGATCCCGGAACAGGGGGTCGCTTCTTTCCAAAATAATTTCCTGAGTTTTCAATCGGAAACATTAGTTCAAAAATTTTCAGTCGATAGTTTGGCGAACTTTGAAACCACTCCTCTCGGTTGTAAGTTTTCCACCTTACCGGACGAATTGTATGAAAGTCCTGTTATCGAGATCTTTTGCGATAAAAAAGAAAGAAAGGAAATAGAATCCATCTGGTTTGAGATTAAGAAAAAACAGAACTCATTCAATCGATTGCTATACTCAATCAAACAAATGGATTTGGGAACTCTCTTCTTGTTCGGGCTTTTTTTCGCCTTCCTGATCGGTGCGGGTTTCTACATGGTATTGTTGAAACTCTATTTGCTTTTTCCTATTAGTTTCGATCAGAAATTCGGAGAAAAAGTTAACGAACAGATCAAAAGCCAATTTGCTTTTTGTACATCCAACGAAGCACAAATATTTTTAGAACGTGTAACAAAAGAATTAAAACCTAAAAATTCCCCTTTTGTTTATGATATCAAAATCATAGACAGACCGGAACTGAACGCATTTACTTTGTCAGGTGGCAAAATATACGTCTTTTCCGGACTATTACAAACTGCGGATACTCCCGAAGAAGTGATCGGGGTGTTGGCGCATGAACTGGCCCATGTGGAAAAAAGACATCATACCAGAAACCTGATCAAAGCCATGGGCACTGCACTGGCCATCAGTGTTGTGATTGGTCCCGGACTAGGCGAATACGAAATGATCGAAACCGTTTCCGAACTAGGGACAATGATTGCAGTCTTGAAATTTTCCAGGGATTTTGAGACGGAAGCGGATGTATATGCTATCGAATTATTAAAAAATTCGAATTATCCTTTAACAGGATTATATCGTTTTTTTCAAAGATTGGAGAAAGAAGAAAACGCAGCAGGAAATACGAAAAAACCCGAAGAAAGTAAAGCAGGGGTATCGGATCAAATTCTGGATTTTTCCACATTCATGAAAACACATCCGAAAACGGAAAACCGTATGAGAATCCTACAATCTTCCATTGACTTGGAAAAAAATCAAAAATGGAAATCTACGGTATCTAAAGAAACTTGGAAACGAATTCAAAAAGCCTGTGTCAACGATTGA
- a CDS encoding GDP-mannose 4,6-dehydratase: MKALITGGTGFVGKYLVSSLNQSGEYDISLFSADIRDKEETERVVFSTKPSVVFHLAAQPFVPRAIEDPWETEEINVRGTLNLLESLHRLGTPVRMLYVSSADVYGFQKEETLPLSETLIPKPINPYSGSKLAAESYCRQYSAYDKNLTAVIARPFNHIGIGQRLEFVIPNFCKQIIQAKIEERSFIEVGDLSPTRDFSHVQDIVDGYMTLVKKGEGGEIYNICSGKETSIRYMVEELIRISGVQLEYRVDPNRVRSSETSRVFGNNDKLVKLGWTPKCNLPETLKEIYSSMENDKTLFNR, encoded by the coding sequence ATAAAAGCTTTGATAACAGGTGGGACAGGTTTTGTCGGAAAATACCTCGTTTCGAGCTTAAATCAGAGCGGAGAATATGATATTTCTCTTTTTTCTGCGGATATTCGAGACAAAGAGGAAACGGAAAGAGTAGTATTTTCAACAAAACCTTCCGTCGTTTTCCATTTGGCAGCTCAGCCGTTTGTTCCCCGTGCAATTGAAGATCCTTGGGAGACCGAGGAAATCAATGTCAGAGGCACTTTAAATTTATTGGAATCACTCCACCGCTTGGGAACACCTGTAAGGATGCTTTATGTTTCTTCCGCCGATGTTTACGGTTTTCAAAAAGAAGAAACACTTCCTTTGTCGGAAACTTTGATCCCAAAACCGATCAACCCTTATTCCGGAAGTAAACTTGCCGCAGAATCATATTGCAGACAATATTCCGCTTACGATAAAAACTTAACAGCCGTTATTGCTCGTCCTTTCAATCATATAGGTATAGGCCAACGATTGGAATTTGTGATCCCTAATTTCTGCAAACAAATCATTCAGGCCAAAATCGAAGAACGAAGTTTTATCGAAGTAGGAGATTTAAGTCCTACTCGGGATTTTTCCCATGTTCAGGACATTGTCGACGGTTATATGACTTTAGTGAAGAAGGGAGAGGGCGGAGAAATCTATAATATTTGTTCAGGAAAAGAAACTAGCATTCGTTATATGGTGGAGGAATTGATTCGGATTTCGGGTGTTCAATTGGAATATAGGGTGGATCCCAATCGAGTTCGTTCTTCCGAGACATCCCGAGTGTTCGGAAATAATGACAAATTAGTGAAGTTAGGTTGGACTCCTAAATGCAATCTCCCTGAAACCCTTAAAGAAATTTATTCATCCATGGAAAATGACAAAACCTTATTCAATCGTTGA
- a CDS encoding LIC_10202 family protein encodes MENDPSLSPTPFLEIRDPQIDVKEIMRGIESKIPLPPPTKLELERISQMQFQPESPEGYRKFDPAGTAHLFEKGIAPPKFTNPKLWFVKGPIKFLFTRFIEFYGLVDKKLSENRIKAFFSVLHELIRLAKRMQNLEKRFESFYKDYLLQTDVRKLSGEPTFGWASYQFIDDAGLSDDWDLAISDMKEKGKLEVLFPEWGSLLKKLTIESIPFHSYTESKNEFEFVQKKITSDIKLVDSLFPLKHLEASHIIIGLSLNKFPSIVLERIFAEISGWLQPGGYLYFSIQLENEDNHSPFQDIQLSKIDLKKLPNYLKTFGLSEERDLTKSSAKKILRYKKIS; translated from the coding sequence GTGGAAAACGACCCTAGCTTAAGCCCCACGCCATTTTTGGAAATCAGAGACCCGCAAATTGATGTAAAAGAGATCATGCGTGGAATCGAATCCAAGATCCCCCTTCCTCCTCCGACAAAGCTCGAACTGGAAAGGATCTCCCAAATGCAATTCCAACCGGAATCTCCGGAAGGTTATCGAAAATTTGACCCCGCCGGAACAGCTCATCTATTCGAAAAAGGAATCGCGCCGCCCAAATTTACAAATCCTAAGCTTTGGTTTGTGAAAGGTCCGATTAAATTTTTATTCACAAGATTCATCGAATTTTACGGGTTAGTCGACAAAAAACTTTCGGAAAACAGAATCAAAGCTTTTTTTTCCGTATTACACGAGTTAATTCGACTGGCAAAAAGAATGCAAAACCTGGAAAAAAGGTTCGAAAGCTTTTATAAAGATTATTTACTCCAAACAGACGTGAGAAAATTAAGCGGTGAACCTACGTTTGGTTGGGCAAGCTATCAATTTATCGATGATGCGGGACTGTCGGACGACTGGGATCTCGCGATTTCAGACATGAAAGAAAAAGGCAAATTGGAAGTCCTTTTCCCCGAATGGGGTTCCTTACTTAAAAAACTGACAATCGAATCCATTCCGTTTCATTCTTATACCGAAAGTAAAAACGAATTTGAATTTGTTCAAAAGAAAATCACATCCGATATCAAATTGGTCGATTCCCTATTTCCTTTGAAACATTTGGAAGCAAGTCACATAATCATCGGGCTTTCTCTGAATAAATTTCCATCAATCGTTTTGGAAAGAATCTTTGCTGAAATTTCCGGTTGGCTGCAACCGGGAGGATATCTTTACTTTTCCATTCAATTGGAAAATGAAGACAATCATAGTCCGTTTCAAGACATCCAATTGAGTAAAATCGATTTGAAAAAACTTCCCAATTATCTTAAAACGTTCGGTCTTTCGGAAGAAAGAGATCTGACAAAATCTTCCGCAAAAAAAATTCTACGTTATAAAAAGATCTCCTAA
- a CDS encoding glycosyltransferase family 4 protein: MNVFQHLDELKDSDGVGNDAKGLSNEFTNLGWNSHFVTRLPKKGEKAESSQYHLCYSNLPLTNNDIHILHYAGQGYPLDYFQSLPGKKILRFHNITPSFYYKNTTTPEIYNSMERFESVSYLEIASLAIFCDAAWCDSPYNSYTIKEYDFKNIITIPICKSYHNSDIPLRNNNDGSICFLGRFSPQKKWEDLIDFFFIWIKTHPNSKLYCVGSVIHAFHGYFDLLLKKVSDLDLEGKVLFLQGLSDEEVLQVLSKSDAFVSMSEHEGFCLPVLEAFGMGLPVFAYEQGAIGSTMREGGIRFRSKDYKRLVENMEDYLSDSTKRLTLIQNQKKALEYYNHFPWQKQLSDLVGNL, encoded by the coding sequence ATGAACGTATTTCAGCACCTAGATGAGCTGAAAGATTCCGATGGAGTAGGCAATGACGCAAAAGGCTTAAGCAATGAATTTACAAACTTAGGCTGGAATTCCCATTTTGTAACTAGGCTTCCTAAAAAAGGGGAAAAAGCGGAGTCTTCACAATATCATCTCTGTTATTCGAACCTCCCTTTGACAAATAATGATATTCATATCTTACATTATGCAGGCCAAGGATATCCCCTTGATTATTTCCAATCCTTACCAGGAAAAAAAATCCTACGTTTTCATAATATAACGCCCTCGTTTTATTATAAGAATACTACGACTCCCGAAATTTACAATTCAATGGAACGTTTCGAATCCGTTTCCTATTTGGAAATCGCTTCCTTGGCAATCTTTTGCGATGCCGCCTGGTGTGATTCACCATACAACAGCTATACGATCAAAGAATACGACTTTAAAAATATAATTACAATTCCTATCTGCAAATCCTACCATAACTCCGACATTCCATTGAGAAATAATAATGACGGATCTATTTGTTTTTTGGGTCGTTTTTCACCTCAAAAAAAATGGGAAGACCTGATTGATTTTTTTTTCATCTGGATAAAAACCCATCCGAATTCCAAATTGTATTGCGTCGGTTCAGTAATTCATGCCTTCCATGGATATTTCGATTTGCTTCTAAAAAAAGTTTCCGATCTTGATCTGGAGGGAAAAGTTTTATTTCTACAAGGTCTTTCCGACGAAGAAGTATTGCAAGTTTTGTCAAAATCCGATGCTTTTGTATCTATGAGCGAACATGAAGGATTTTGTTTGCCTGTCCTGGAAGCATTCGGAATGGGATTACCGGTATTCGCATATGAACAAGGTGCGATAGGATCCACAATGAGAGAAGGCGGAATCAGATTTCGTTCCAAAGATTATAAACGACTCGTTGAAAATATGGAAGATTATCTCTCCGATTCCACAAAGCGCCTAACGCTCATTCAAAATCAAAAAAAGGCATTGGAATATTATAATCACTTCCCTTGGCAAAAGCAGCTTTCGGATTTGGTGGGAAATTTATGA
- a CDS encoding glycosyltransferase family 4 protein, with the protein MRPLVHQFSAGFQVGDAISQEMLEIKKLLQVQGYRGNIYSENVNKADDKYAEKYLKAKISPNDWLIYHHSIHSGILPFLLKQPNPKILIYHNVTPHDFLEPYDLHFTYLLREGRHDLHTIKEHFQNYFAVSNFNNLELQELGFQNSKVMPLHLNFAKWNKSNVVVEKSKHPIQFLFVGRIAPNKRQDDLIRFAKIWKLKTNKDFRLKMVGFCNPNQQAYLDELQLMIKTYDLRKEVEIVPYVNESILTKYYLESSYFLSMSEHEGFCVPLLEAMHFELPVIAYDAGAVSETLNGNGLLFAKKDFEVLIQKIESIESDKNLKTEIIRKQSQRLQDYVSKISIAPLLEVLEK; encoded by the coding sequence ATGAGACCTCTCGTACATCAATTTTCAGCAGGCTTTCAAGTTGGGGATGCCATTTCCCAAGAGATGTTGGAGATTAAAAAACTTCTGCAAGTTCAGGGATACAGGGGAAATATATACTCGGAAAATGTAAACAAGGCGGATGATAAATACGCTGAAAAATATTTAAAGGCAAAAATATCACCGAACGATTGGCTTATCTATCATCATTCGATTCATTCAGGCATACTCCCCTTTCTACTTAAACAACCGAATCCAAAAATTTTAATCTATCATAATGTCACTCCTCACGATTTTTTAGAACCTTATGATCTTCATTTCACTTATTTATTAAGAGAAGGCAGACACGATCTTCATACGATCAAAGAACATTTTCAAAACTACTTTGCGGTTTCAAATTTTAACAATTTGGAATTGCAAGAGCTTGGCTTTCAAAATTCAAAAGTGATGCCTCTTCATCTGAATTTTGCCAAATGGAATAAAAGCAATGTTGTTGTGGAAAAAAGCAAACACCCGATCCAATTTTTATTCGTAGGAAGAATTGCACCTAACAAACGTCAGGACGATTTGATTCGATTTGCCAAAATCTGGAAATTAAAAACAAATAAGGATTTCAGATTGAAGATGGTAGGATTTTGCAACCCGAACCAACAAGCTTATTTGGATGAATTGCAATTGATGATCAAAACCTACGATTTGAGAAAGGAAGTTGAGATTGTTCCTTATGTGAATGAATCCATATTAACAAAATATTATCTTGAAAGTTCTTATTTTTTATCAATGAGCGAACACGAAGGATTTTGTGTTCCGCTTTTGGAAGCAATGCATTTCGAATTACCGGTTATCGCTTACGATGCGGGGGCGGTGTCAGAAACATTAAACGGAAACGGTTTGTTATTCGCCAAAAAGGATTTTGAAGTTTTGATTCAAAAAATAGAATCGATAGAATCCGATAAGAACTTGAAAACGGAAATCATCCGAAAACAATCGCAAAGATTACAAGACTACGTTAGTAAAATATCAATTGCTCCGTTGTTAGAAGTGTTGGAAAAATAA
- a CDS encoding glycosyltransferase family 4 protein: MKGKKIAILVPRFHPNIAGGAEKLALDYALILKESNQVEVFTTCAKDYISWKNELPAGEEVWDDIKIHRFPVKKERNINTMNQVLENCLRKGNKVSLEEEENFLIEQGPYSPGLVNTMIESQDRFNLIILVGYLYYPIVKVLTHLKKPVLIIPTFHEEPAFTLPIYKRTFLPGYSYCFNAPEEADVYKKQIGILPKNFFFIGTYVSLPNEKVLQNPISNEEEINLLTLGRIEPAKGFPELYAHYDSWKHFFPKEKIHLISIGNNHLPNDLIPASVHLQGFVTQSEKENLLRRSHLILNPSALESFSIAIMEAWSFAKPVLVNGKSDVMRGHCQRSQGGLYYSDEISFRCSLEYLIQNPSIRERLGKNGRRYVELNFTKEVIKNKLELVVSKLLD; this comes from the coding sequence ATGAAAGGGAAAAAGATAGCAATCCTAGTTCCCAGATTTCATCCGAATATAGCGGGTGGTGCGGAAAAACTGGCATTGGATTATGCATTGATTCTGAAAGAGTCCAATCAGGTTGAGGTTTTTACCACTTGTGCCAAAGATTATATTAGTTGGAAAAACGAATTACCGGCAGGCGAAGAAGTATGGGACGATATAAAAATCCACAGATTCCCTGTAAAAAAAGAAAGAAATATTAACACAATGAACCAAGTGCTGGAAAATTGTTTACGTAAAGGAAACAAAGTCAGCCTTGAAGAAGAGGAAAATTTTTTAATCGAACAGGGACCGTATTCACCTGGTTTGGTGAATACTATGATTGAATCACAGGATCGGTTTAATCTGATTATCTTGGTCGGATATCTGTATTACCCGATCGTAAAGGTTTTGACTCATCTAAAAAAGCCGGTTCTGATCATCCCTACATTCCACGAAGAGCCTGCTTTTACGTTACCGATTTATAAAAGGACTTTCCTGCCAGGTTATAGCTACTGTTTCAATGCTCCCGAAGAAGCTGATGTATACAAAAAGCAAATAGGAATTCTTCCTAAAAACTTTTTCTTTATCGGGACCTACGTTAGTTTACCAAACGAAAAAGTCCTGCAAAATCCGATCTCAAACGAAGAGGAGATCAATCTTTTGACATTGGGAAGGATCGAGCCGGCAAAAGGTTTTCCTGAACTTTATGCCCATTACGATTCATGGAAACATTTTTTCCCAAAAGAAAAAATCCATTTGATCAGCATAGGAAACAATCATTTGCCGAATGATCTGATCCCGGCATCGGTTCATTTACAGGGCTTTGTAACACAATCTGAAAAAGAAAACCTACTTCGAAGATCGCATTTGATTTTAAATCCGTCCGCTCTGGAAAGTTTTTCCATTGCCATTATGGAAGCTTGGTCTTTTGCAAAACCGGTTCTGGTCAATGGAAAATCGGATGTTATGCGGGGGCATTGCCAAAGGAGCCAGGGAGGACTTTATTATTCCGATGAAATTTCTTTCAGGTGTTCCCTCGAATACTTGATTCAAAATCCGAGTATTCGAGAGCGTTTGGGCAAAAACGGAAGAAGGTATGTAGAGTTGAATTTTACAAAAGAAGTAATAAAAAACAAATTGGAGTTAGTTGTCAGTAAACTACTCGATTGA
- a CDS encoding inositol monophosphatase family protein yields MESELKDRSYHFLNFLPQVASFLAEKHNSPNLSINEKRLYDLVTEADLGAEKMVLDEIRKFYPQDSFLSEEFGDYQGKSGFRWVIDPLDGTTNYAHGLPLYGVSVGLESEETKEPVLGMVFFPELNTFYHAIKGKGAFREKKQIRVSKRKSLKESLFVTGFPYDRKNSLDVLMDYYKSILEKSRGVHRTGAATLDLCWVAEGKFDGYYELGLKPWDMAAAGLIVQEAGGRLSTMDGNDFSIYIPSLLATNGLLHDFLLNEFEGGINRVVY; encoded by the coding sequence ATGGAGTCAGAACTCAAAGATAGATCGTATCATTTTTTAAATTTTTTGCCGCAAGTCGCTAGTTTCCTCGCGGAAAAACACAATTCGCCAAACCTTTCGATCAATGAAAAACGTCTTTATGATTTGGTAACGGAAGCGGACTTAGGCGCTGAAAAAATGGTTCTGGATGAAATTCGGAAATTTTATCCTCAGGATAGCTTTTTATCCGAAGAATTCGGAGATTACCAAGGCAAGAGCGGGTTTCGTTGGGTGATTGATCCTTTGGACGGAACTACAAATTACGCACATGGATTACCGTTATACGGCGTGTCAGTCGGTCTGGAATCGGAAGAAACGAAAGAACCTGTGCTCGGGATGGTTTTTTTTCCGGAGCTAAATACTTTTTATCATGCAATCAAAGGGAAGGGCGCCTTTCGTGAAAAAAAACAAATCCGCGTTTCCAAACGTAAGTCGCTGAAAGAATCTCTTTTCGTTACAGGTTTTCCCTATGATCGAAAAAATTCATTGGATGTATTGATGGATTATTATAAATCCATTTTGGAAAAATCAAGAGGGGTTCATCGGACGGGTGCCGCTACTTTGGATCTTTGCTGGGTTGCCGAAGGCAAGTTCGACGGATATTATGAATTGGGATTAAAGCCTTGGGATATGGCCGCCGCCGGTTTGATTGTGCAGGAAGCAGGGGGAAGATTGTCTACAATGGACGGCAATGATTTTAGTATTTATATCCCAAGTCTCCTTGCAACAAACGGGTTGTTGCATGATTTTCTTTTGAACGAATTCGAAGGTGGGATCAATCGAGTAGTTTACTGA
- a CDS encoding DUF4870 domain-containing protein: MENNLEIIDAEEKKWARRAHVTTLLTYPMALLPFPFSWEVLGTLIFPFVIWLSRKKTSYSAGQALEAMYLQALLAFGYIGLGNAFSGDRVLFVFSYAFVGFLHLLLLGFGVFRTTIGKPHHYPFSFFPLLFASRSTKENWNSLKKQFSDKVEFNEYKSYMEKFDSFKLSIEKEVKSLTDNGLQSLGNEFLHSLGDLRVKLAEDPLSYKKARQYLNYFPETTTKILNQYNRVSRDLSLAGDNEKRKTELNQLLQEVIKTTEQVRGKLKADETLNLDVEITAMKKNIGFGGY; the protein is encoded by the coding sequence ATGGAAAACAATTTAGAGATCATAGATGCGGAAGAAAAAAAATGGGCACGTCGTGCCCATGTAACAACGCTTCTTACTTATCCTATGGCATTGCTTCCTTTTCCGTTTTCCTGGGAAGTTTTGGGGACCTTGATTTTTCCATTCGTCATTTGGTTGTCTAGAAAAAAGACTTCTTATTCGGCAGGGCAGGCATTGGAAGCGATGTATCTTCAGGCTTTGTTGGCTTTCGGGTATATAGGCTTAGGCAACGCTTTTTCGGGCGATAGGGTTTTGTTTGTTTTTTCCTATGCATTCGTAGGATTTTTGCATCTGTTGCTTTTAGGGTTCGGTGTGTTTCGCACAACAATTGGTAAGCCGCATCATTATCCTTTTAGTTTTTTTCCCCTCCTGTTTGCCTCCCGATCCACAAAGGAAAATTGGAATTCCTTAAAAAAACAATTTTCCGACAAAGTGGAGTTCAACGAATACAAATCTTATATGGAAAAATTCGATTCTTTCAAACTTTCCATTGAGAAGGAAGTGAAATCGTTAACAGACAACGGATTGCAAAGCTTAGGAAACGAATTTTTACATTCTTTAGGCGATCTGCGTGTGAAATTGGCGGAAGATCCACTCTCCTATAAAAAAGCGAGACAGTATTTGAATTATTTCCCGGAAACCACTACAAAGATATTAAACCAGTATAACCGTGTTAGTCGGGATCTGTCTCTTGCGGGTGACAATGAAAAAAGAAAAACCGAATTGAACCAACTTCTGCAAGAAGTGATTAAAACTACCGAGCAGGTTCGTGGAAAGTTAAAGGCAGATGAAACCTTAAATTTAGATGTAGAAATCACCGCCATGAAGAAAAACATTGGTTTCGGTGGGTATTGA
- a CDS encoding toxic anion resistance protein, protein MDSLELKTNDPELQLTPEDLKKVRELADQIKLNDPNDIIQYGSSVQARVSEFADSVLAEIKTKDAGYAGELLNNLLFKVKDLDLDSLTGEGGTLSKIPLIGGLFNSAKKFLAKFEDLHSQIEKIVEELHNARTNLTKDITLLQALYEKNLEYFKDIQVYIAAGDQKVKELRDKILPEMLAKAQAQGDTLASQKYQDMVQMADRFEKKIHDLKLSRILSLQTGPQIRLIQNGNQVLVEKIQSSILNTIPLWKNQIVIALGLLRQKKALQAQQEVSKTTNDLLQKNAEMLKTGTVEIAKESEKGIIEIETLKKVNQQLIDTINETLKIQEDGRQKRKTAEQELVKIESDIKQKLLESK, encoded by the coding sequence ATGGATTCTTTAGAGTTAAAAACAAACGACCCTGAGTTGCAACTAACACCGGAAGACTTGAAAAAAGTCCGGGAACTTGCCGATCAAATCAAGTTAAACGATCCAAATGATATTATTCAATATGGTTCTTCCGTCCAAGCCCGAGTTTCCGAATTTGCGGACAGTGTTCTCGCCGAAATCAAAACGAAAGATGCCGGTTATGCGGGTGAATTGCTCAATAATCTTCTTTTTAAGGTAAAAGATCTGGATTTGGACAGCCTAACAGGGGAAGGGGGAACTCTTTCCAAGATCCCTCTTATCGGAGGACTGTTCAATAGTGCTAAAAAGTTTTTAGCCAAATTTGAAGATTTGCATTCACAAATCGAAAAGATCGTTGAAGAATTGCATAATGCCCGTACCAACCTAACAAAGGACATAACTCTTCTTCAGGCCTTGTATGAAAAAAACTTGGAATATTTTAAAGACATTCAAGTTTATATAGCTGCGGGCGATCAGAAGGTAAAGGAACTAAGAGACAAAATCCTTCCGGAAATGTTGGCCAAAGCACAGGCGCAAGGTGATACACTCGCTTCTCAGAAGTACCAGGATATGGTTCAGATGGCGGATCGTTTCGAAAAAAAGATTCATGATTTGAAACTCAGCCGGATTTTGTCTCTTCAAACGGGGCCGCAGATCCGGCTGATCCAAAATGGCAATCAGGTGTTAGTTGAAAAAATCCAGAGTTCAATTCTGAATACGATTCCCCTTTGGAAAAATCAAATCGTAATCGCTTTGGGGCTGCTTCGTCAGAAGAAAGCGCTTCAGGCTCAGCAGGAAGTCAGCAAAACCACCAATGATCTATTGCAAAAAAATGCAGAAATGCTGAAAACCGGAACGGTGGAAATTGCAAAGGAATCGGAGAAAGGAATTATCGAAATCGAAACTTTGAAAAAAGTGAACCAACAGCTGATTGATACGATCAATGAGACTTTGAAAATCCAAGAAGACGGGCGACAAAAAAGAAAGACTGCCGAACAAGAATTGGTTAAAATCGAATCAGATATCAAACAGAAGTTACTGGAATCAAAATAA